The Bdellovibrio sp. NC01 genome includes the window GACGATGATATTCTTATACTGCTTCAAGGGTGCCTCGTTAATTAGAGTGATTTTTTAACGTAGTTTTTCCACAGACCGATCAGTTCAGATTGTTTCATCGGACCGTCGCCAAGCTTTACGCCCGTCAAACGCTCAAGTCCTGCCACAGCGGGCAATTGCACACGAGCATCTTTATCGGACAACAGTTTTGCGAAGATTTTAAGCTCGTGATCTTTAGGTTGTTTCGCCAAAACCTCTACGATTTGGTGGCGAATCCATAGACTTTGAGAACCCTTGAAGTTGTATTGCTGATCAAGTTCTTCCCATAACAGGTCACGCACTTGAGCCGTCGCGTTCTTTTCAAGAACTTCAACGGCTGCCGAACGAACAACCAAGGCTTTATCTTTAATCAATTTTTGCGCAAGCTTTTGCGCCTCGGTTGGATTTACTTCCGACAATGCAACCAATGCGGCATTACGCATATACCACTGCGAGTGATTACCCGCTTTCAAAAGATCTTTGGTTGCAGCATCACCGTGAGCTTCTGCGGCGGCCATCAAAGCGCGCCAACGCAAAGCCATCGTTTGGGAATCATTAAAAGCGATTGTAATGAATGATGAATAGTATTTATCACCTTGCG containing:
- a CDS encoding HEAT repeat domain-containing protein, translating into MKRKIVASVLIAGLSSSAFAAVAKPSSSTLSSATELLKLPTENRKQALQSQGDKYYSSFITIAFNDSQTMALRWRALMAAAEAHGDAATKDLLKAGNHSQWYMRNAALVALSEVNPTEAQKLAQKLIKDKALVVRSAAVEVLEKNATAQVRDLLWEELDQQYNFKGSQSLWIRHQIVEVLAKQPKDHELKIFAKLLSDKDARVQLPAVAGLERLTGVKLGDGPMKQSELIGLWKNYVKKSL